TTCCATAACCATAATCCCTTCACGATGCGGTGAAATAGAAGCCCTGAGAATGTTGAAAGCCAGTCCAAAACGCAATGCCAAATCACAAACTATGGGTCTATCCGCAACCTGGGCCGGAAAATGCAGAACTATTTTTCGAGAAACGGTCATGGTGCTCACCCCTTAAGATTCCCCGCGTAATTTTCAACCGGACGTTCTTTAAGGTTTTTAAAGCGCACTCCAGATTCCACTCCGGGAAGATTGACTACCGGACGGGTCAATTCAAAGTTGCCTTCTTGAATCCAGCGCTTGAGAGTCTGGGCAATTTCCCTGGCTCGCTGATAACTGGAGAGCGGAAAAGTGGGAATTTCTTTACCCTTGATTACTATTTTACCACTGCGTAGCTGAGCATAGCTGACATACCCGAGAACCTCGCCTGTTCCTTCCGGGTACGCAGAGCTGTAGTCAACCACCGGAGCCAAGATTTCTTCGTCACTTACCGAGCAGTAATAAAGGGTTTCTTCATCAAGAATGGGAATGGGAACTCCAACTCCCACTGCAAGGGAACAGCCATAACCCCTGACGCTCACCCCCCAGAGCCACTGTGCACTCATCCCTTTCAGGTCGCCAATCAGGGCTAGTGTCCCAGCACCACCTTTAGGAACACCTCTTTCGTTGCGTTCCACCGAAGGGTTATGCTGAGTGCCCTGCCAGGCCACATAACCAACTCCTCCCCCCAAAAAGATCCTGGTTCCTACCCCAATGACCCGATAAAAGGGGTCATTCAAAAGAGGGCTTAACTGGCCTGCCGAAGAATAACCGGCATTCCCAAGACGAGGTAAAAGGATACCCATGTAGGTATAAATAGTCTTATCGGAGAGGTTCACTGCCACATTGTAATTCTGGTATGCATTGCGAGGGTTGAAAAGATAAGCTTCATTCAGGTCCTTAAGGTTAATCCAGGTAACCAGCTTTTTGCGTGGATAACAGTCCGTACCATAGGCATAGGCTTCAAGCAGAACGTCTTTTCCGGCAACCAGGTCCTGAATGACATGCCCCCCACCATAGCGAAACTCGCCAGGGTGTACTTTGTTAAGGGGGTCATCCTTGGCAGGCTGGGTCGCTCCAATGTACATATCGACAGCAGCCAGACCGCAGTAGGCCATTACTCCATTCAGATAAGCTTCAGAAATCTTCATCCGGGGTTTGGTATGGCCAATATTCAAAAAAGCGCCTGAAGAACACATGATGCCAAAAGTGCCCGTGGTTACCACGTCAACCTGACGGGCTACCTCTTTCAGGCCTTTCTCTTTCACCATCTCAATTACTTCTTCAGCAGTGACCACTACTGCTTTACCTTCGCGGATTTTCTGGTTGATTTCCTCATAACTCCGCAACACTTCTTTCACCATCCATCACCTCCATTATTCGCGTATTCTAAAACAAAAAACCCTCGCCCAAGGGGCGAGGGTTTCCCGCGGTACCACCCTTGTGACCAGCGAGTAAAAGCTCACCGGCCACTCTTCACCTTTAACGGAGCTCACCGTTTGTGGCTACTTACTTTCACCACAACCTCTCCAGGGCCATTTCGCCAGGCTTTGGAAACCGGGCTCCCACCTTACCCCGGCTCTCTCTGTTCCTCCCCCTGACTACTAATCCCTTTCTTCGATTTAGCCTTTTATTCACTTTGTGCTGAGAATTATAGTGAGCTAAGAGTGACTTGTCAATAGGTTTCTCTACTTTTTCTATAAAAAAACTAATATTTTTAAACCCGAACACTTTTAAGTACACTATCTGAGTAAAAAACATTCCAAAAAGAGGTGGTAAGGATGTACCGACTCTTGATACTCAAAATTGCGGCCCGCTCCCAGCAGGCTCCCCAGGTTCAGGAAATTCTCACCCAGTTCGGGTGCAACATAAAAACCCGTCTGGGGCTTCACGAAGCCTCTCCTGAATACTGTGCCGAAGACGGCCTGGTGATACTGGAGCTCACCGGAAAACAGGAAGAAATTGAGCAGCT
This portion of the Thermatribacter velox genome encodes:
- a CDS encoding homocysteine biosynthesis protein, giving the protein MLRSYEEINQKIREGKAVVVTAEEVIEMVKEKGLKEVARQVDVVTTGTFGIMCSSGAFLNIGHTKPRMKISEAYLNGVMAYCGLAAVDMYIGATQPAKDDPLNKVHPGEFRYGGGHVIQDLVAGKDVLLEAYAYGTDCYPRKKLVTWINLKDLNEAYLFNPRNAYQNYNVAVNLSDKTIYTYMGILLPRLGNAGYSSAGQLSPLLNDPFYRVIGVGTRIFLGGGVGYVAWQGTQHNPSVERNERGVPKGGAGTLALIGDLKGMSAQWLWGVSVRGYGCSLAVGVGVPIPILDEETLYYCSVSDEEILAPVVDYSSAYPEGTGEVLGYVSYAQLRSGKIVIKGKEIPTFPLSSYQRAREIAQTLKRWIQEGNFELTRPVVNLPGVESGVRFKNLKERPVENYAGNLKG